Within Sorghum bicolor cultivar BTx623 chromosome 2, Sorghum_bicolor_NCBIv3, whole genome shotgun sequence, the genomic segment AGGGTTGGCACACTTAAGAGtggcaaataaataaaaaatcccTCTTGAGCAGTCGCAACAGGAACAGGCCTTCATAACCTCTGATGAAAACCTATGCATAGGGGCCGTGGCGCCGGTCCATGTGCACAAGAGGGCCGTATTTTCGAATCTTGGGCCGCAAGGATATTTAGAAGGAAGCGGGCTACCAGGTTAGACACTGGGCCCGGCATCTTGCTACGCGGACTTGGGCTGCGAAAAGCTTGGTCTCTTGTTTCGCCGTATTTTCTATCTCTcaggtttttcttttcttcattCATtcaaaaagagagatctgatgtGTAATCTTTTGGAACAATAATAAATAGTAATCACTTGAAACCGGAAGTGAAAGTTTGAAACATAGGATTTACGAAGCACTAGTACATTGTTCAGGGTTTTCACCTTTTGCCGTTGTCTTTTTTTAGCAGGAGTAAGCAGGCGCTGTAGAATGCCTGTCCCATTTCAGATCACATGGATGCAGTGACACAGTCAACCTTAGAGAaaggtcaataatagagccaagtgcttggctataagccaaataattagagccaagttatacaataagttgtctcctacttgtctctaaaacacattctctttcttcttttcttctcaCAACATTTGCTTTTTGGGTCCACTACTACCTATGCATCCGTGCCCAGCTTGGTGCTTAACTAAGAGCCAAGATATcatctctcttctctcttctttcctccacatcagcattagcttggGCTATAAGCCCATTACTGTACCTGCTCTTAGTGTAATCCATCGCTCCTGAACTGAACATTTCAGAGGGAGCAGAGGACAAGCCAAAAGACTCGGCTGACAGCTTTGCCTCTCTGCTGGATTCGCATCGGCGTGGAGCGGCGAGCCGAGAAACATCCAGCGCGCGATCCGGCCGCGCCGGACGTCCGAACGGCCAAAACCAAAACCGGGGGTCAAAAAACTGTCGCCCCACGTCCTACTAACCCCCACGCCACGCGACACGGGCCTCTCACGCAGAGGTCGCTTCCAAAACCTGACAGCGCTGTGGTTCACGCGCGCCGCTGTCGTGGCTCGCCGGGCGTCACATGTCGCAAGCCGCTAGCGGTCGCCGCGGTTTTGCCATGCCATGGGAGGGGATCAGGGGACGATTCggcagcttttttttttttttggcgcgAACTTTGCACCGGCACTGTACGACGGACGGAGCACAAACTTCGCTTGCACAACATGGTCTTCTCGGTCTTACAGCCGCTACGCCGTTGCCAGCCAAAATGGCACGCTGCTGAGACGACGCCACCAATCGCGGCGCCGTGgcgtaccaccaccaccactcacGCATGTACACTGACACGTCGTCGTCGAGGCAGCGCCGGGCTAtttggcggcagcggcggcggcggccgtctCGAGCTTGCGCCACCGGGCGTCgcgcacggcggcggcgacctcgGCCTCGGACCGCCGcgtggcgagttcgtcggcgcaGCGGGCGTACAGGTCGGGCGCGACCTGCTGGAGCAGGGACTTGACGCTGGCCGTCACCTGCTGCACGCACTTGCTCCAGTGCAGCTCCAGGTTGCTCTCCACGCTCGCCACGAACGCCGGCAGGATCTTCTCCATCACGCCCGGCGACGCCGTCGCCAGCTCCACGAACCGCTCGTTGTTCCACACGTACAGCGCCCTCTCCGCCACCTGAATGAAACAACAAAAACACGGGTTTGTCAGCTTCATTCCCACCTGATGAGTGATGACGAGGTCGTACCAGAATCCGTGAGGTTCTTAAATTCATTATGGCGGTGGTGCTATTATTACGACAACGTGAAAGACTGGATTACACGTCACGGAACACTGCTGGGACGATTTAGAGTGAAACCATCACCACCGCTTTATAAAGCAGCTTCATTACTGAAATTTTTTTTGAGCGGAAGCTTTACTGAATTCGGATTAGTTACTTCGGTATATTCAGACGCAGTGCTTGAAACAAAAGTCATCACGATTAAAGGTTTCTCAGTACAGTAGGAACCAAATTTCAGTAGAGCTGGGACATGAGATGATGTGTAAAAAGGTGTCCTTTTGAAATTGAATTACACGAACGGCGTACGTGAAGTCGACAAACTAAAGTGAAAGAGCTCCTTTATAAAGTTACTTTATCGATCAACCGCTATTTCAGTGAAAGGGCTCTTTTTCCCTCCCACATGTACCCAACTGTCTACTAGTATGGTGCTGGGCCGATGCCCGATGCGGTATGGCGGCATGGGGAAGTGGTGGATCGCTGAATCTGAATCTCCAACATGCAGGTGTATAGGAAAGTGGCCTGTCTAACGGTATGTTCAGTGATCACATTTCTAGAAACTGATCCAACTCAGTTGCAAAAATATACACACTCGAGAAAAAATTGAGTTAGTAATGCAAACATACGCAGTCAGCGGCATTGCAGAGTACGTACGTACATGAGAAAAAAAGAAGCACTGGACAGATTTATTAACAAAACAACTAGTGCGCCAAAACGATACGAACCTGAGAGCTGTAGCTACTGACACAGCGGGCGATCCGGGCGCAGATGGGCACGGCGAGCTTCTGGAAGTGCTTGGGCTCGAGCACCTCGAGaatctcctcgagctcctcgATGAGCAGCACCTCCTTCTGGCAGTTGGTGACGGGCCAGTGGCGCAGGATGTCCGTGACCACGGCGTCGGCGAGGCCCGGCTCCTTGTGCACGAACTGGAGCACGCAGTAGGCGAGCTGGCGGTGGTACGTGTGCACCCaccgcgtccggtgcagcggcAGCAGCACCCGCGCCAGGAACGCGCGGTGCTCCTCCTTGAGCGGCACGGCGAAGCCGTTGATGATGCTGCCGCAGATCTCCAGCAGCTCGGCGGCGCCGCAGTGGCGCTCGGCGGTGGACGCCTCGTAGACGAACCGTAGGAACGCGGCGGCCATGGACCGCCGCATGAAGGCGCGCTCGCAGGTGAGCTTGGAGTAGAGCTGGTGGTACACGGTCTTGAGCCGGTCGCGCTCCCGAGGATCCTCGGAGCGGAACAGCGCCAGGAGCGACGAGAGGAACGCGCGGTCCACGTGGTGGCGCAGCGTCTTGGCGTCCGACGCGGTGACCACGGAGAGGAGGATGTCGTACACCACCTGGAGGTGCGGCCACGACGGGGCCAGCACCATCACGGGGGTCTCCTCGTCGACGCCGTCGGGGGGCAGCAGCGCCGGGTACGCCGACGGCGGCATTGCCCTGAACAGGTTGGCGCCGACCATCTTCAGCAGCGCCACCATCACGCGGTGGTccagcggctgctgctgcttgttGCCCGCGCTCCCGCTCGACCGGACGGCGCCCAGCACCTCGACGAGCCGCTCCCGCTTCGCGTCCCGCTCCTCCTCGCACTCGTCGGCCGCGTCGTCGGCGAACGTGAACACGCGGTTGCACGAGGCGATCTTGTCGATGAGGCTGTCCGCCTCGGGCTCCGGCGACGGCGGTGGCAGCTTGGCCGTGCCGGGGACCACGCCGTCCGGCTTCTCGAGCTCGAACAGGAACTTGAGCGTGGTCGACCTCCTTTTGGCCGACGTCGGCCTCGGTGGCGCCACGACCTCCGCCGCGGCAGCGCCCATAGCTTCCTTTTCGCTGGTGTTGGTCCTTGGCAGAGACAAGGTCACGGGAGAACAGCGCGCTCACTCGAGTCAAGTGTGACCGGGTGCGCGCGCGGGTGAAGCTTAAGAGGAGCGCGCGCACGGAAGACGCCAAAATGGGGCGATGCCTTCGTGGAAGCGGCTGCGCTTGGAAACGCCGCGCGTTGGAGGCGACGGGCCGACGGCAGACGCCACGCTTGGGCTTCGTCCTTGGCCTTCGGATGATGATGGCTTTGGTcccggccgccgcgcgcgcaccGCACAAAGGGAGGGTCGCATGTGCTGATGTGCTTGGCACGGCTCGGCATCTCCGGggccttagagcaactccaaccattatgcaaatagacttggcatttaccaaaatgcataaaactccaaaaaaaacccctccaatcgttatgcatttggactttgcattttacatagctatgcatttggagggggaaacttggcatatatgccaaaggagTCCAGCTATGCAAATAGAGATCAAGGGATTCTCGGTTTCACCTCGCGGACTTTTTTCTTCCCTTCGCGCGATTTCCCTTCGCGTCGCCACCACTTCGCGCGATAGGAGAAGCATCGCGCGTCCTCCTTCGCCAGCTTCGCGCGCGCGTTTGGACGAAGCAGCGTACAATAGGACGACGCAGCGCGCGATAGGACGAATCTACGACGCCTTGCTCATCAACGCCGGCCAGGTACGCCTTCTTCATCAAACCTTGAAGCCCGCAACTGATAACAACTGCGCAGCTCAGTACATCGAACAAAGACCACATGAATTGGATCAAGATATTCGGCTACGAAGTTCAAACCTTGGCGATGCGCCGTGCAATACGGCTAGATCCATTCTCCGGTACCCTCGATCCCATGTTGGCTTCACGAAATTCTACTGCTCGCGAGCTGCAACGGCTTGACTGATGGCGACGACCGGAAACTGATGGGGAACAGGACCTGATGGAGATCGGTACTGGAGCCAAAGGGCGAACCTGTACGacgacgaactgatggccaacagACGACGAACTGGTACGGTGAACGGGAACTAACGGAACGGGAGGTCGGTACTACGTTCGGTACTGCGAACGGGAACGACAAACTGCGCAGCTCACGATCGGTACTGCGCGGCTGTTTGGCGCTGGAATTGGTGAACGGGAGACGACGGCgggctgtttggcgcgggatcgattggccgcgcgggaaggagtgccgcgaaacaaaatttccggaaaaaaaagatgatgaacttggcattttgcataacggttggagatcacccgattttagccttgccattttcatttgggggtttacaatttgcctaaaatgcataacttcaaatacataatggttggagatgctcttataggCGGGAGACGAAAACAATGCAGTGGAGCCTAGCGCCTGGACGCGTCCGGATTTGGGTCGCCGGAAGGCACAGCGCGGCGAGACATTGTCTCAGGCACAGTCAGTCGGAGTGTTCAGAATTCGGAAAGCAATCCACTGCACTGGATTTGTTTGGACCGTACTGCATGCCTCTCCGCGTGGGCTGTGGTCCTGTTATTACTCCAAGTAAACAGACGCTAGTAAAACCGCGAAAGTGAACTCTGTTGCAATCCAATTTTGACTGTCACTGAGTAATCTTTTGGACCCATTACTCTAAAAAAAACTTTTGGTCCCATTTGGAAAACA encodes:
- the LOC8054985 gene encoding serine/threonine protein phosphatase 2A 57 kDa regulatory subunit B' alpha isoform, producing MGAAAAEVVAPPRPTSAKRRSTTLKFLFELEKPDGVVPGTAKLPPPSPEPEADSLIDKIASCNRVFTFADDAADECEEERDAKRERLVEVLGAVRSSGSAGNKQQQPLDHRVMVALLKMVGANLFRAMPPSAYPALLPPDGVDEETPVMVLAPSWPHLQVVYDILLSVVTASDAKTLRHHVDRAFLSSLLALFRSEDPRERDRLKTVYHQLYSKLTCERAFMRRSMAAAFLRFVYEASTAERHCGAAELLEICGSIINGFAVPLKEEHRAFLARVLLPLHRTRWVHTYHRQLAYCVLQFVHKEPGLADAVVTDILRHWPVTNCQKEVLLIEELEEILEVLEPKHFQKLAVPICARIARCVSSYSSQVAERALYVWNNERFVELATASPGVMEKILPAFVASVESNLELHWSKCVQQVTASVKSLLQQVAPDLYARCADELATRRSEAEVAAAVRDARWRKLETAAAAAAAK